Genomic window (Argonema galeatum A003/A1):
GCACTTACCTGCGATCGCCTCGATCGAGTGCGTCAGGCTGTCCGTCTTAAGCATTTCGATGCGATCGCAGATCTTCTCTAAGGCACACGATCGCCCGCAACTATCTCCCAAAACCACTACAGATGGGAGTTTTCCAAAAGAACTCTCTGCTGTAACTCAATTCTATGTTCGCGCTCAAGCGAAGCCATACCCTGTTCTGGAGCGCGAAGCTCTGTCTCAGAGATGTTTGGCTGTTTCATGTAGACTGAGTTAAGTAGAATATTCAGCACTCCGCCTTGCTCTGCCTGCTGAATAGCTCGATGGGTGATCAACTCGCCCACGTTGAGGATGATGTTGTCCTGGGGATCTAAAATGACGCGAGTGACAGGACGCCCCAACGCTTGCTCGATTCGCTTCTGATGAAAAGCTTTAGTACCCCGACCCTGAACTTCGCTAAACTTCTCTTTCAGGTTTTGCCACAATACACTGGCATTCTCTTGCGCGATCGCAGCCTCTTCCTGAAATTTCGTCCCAGTTCGAGAGAAGGCATCTTTAGTACTGTATCGAGCCGCTTCAGAAGGCTGCAAGCCAACGGCATCAAGTAGGGCAGCTTCACGCCCCCGCACTTTCGCTCTTTCAATCACGATATCCGTTACAATCTGACCGGGAGCGGCGATAATCGTGCCATTTTCATCGCGAAGCAATCGCTGAGCGCGGCGACCTTTGGCTTGATCGACTCCCATCCGAGCCAGTGTGCTCGACAGCGCAATGTTAGCACTACGAGTTGTTCCTTGCAGATGAGTTTCCGCTTGAGTCGTCGTGTCTTGAAAACGTCGATCGATTCCAGCCGTCAGACTTCCACCCGTCGCACGATAGAGCCGATCCAAGATGCCGAGTCGCTGCGCCTCGTCAGCTAGTGACAATGTAACCAGTTGGTCTTTGAGCGCGAACATAGCCCCGTCTTTTGAGGCTACATCGCGATCGAGTTGTTTCCCTAGAGCATATGCCAACTGTTCTTCTGGACTAATCAGTCCGTTCGTAACAGCGGTAACAGCACTGCGACTACCTTGTGCAATGCGATCGCCAGTACCGTTTGCTGCTTCTTGCAGCATCATGTTTGCAGATTCGACACCTTGCTGGATTTTGGCATTCGTTGCCACACCTGCATCTTGCAGCCTAATATTTGCAGATTCTACACCTTGCTGGATTCTGGCATTCGTTGCGACAGCCGCTTGTTGTATCCTTTGATTAGCCGCTTCGCTGGACTCTTGTATTCTGCTACCAGCCGTTTGTACGGCACCGAGAACTCCACCCACTTGCTCCGCCATTAAATCAGCGATTTCAGGCGGCACAAAGGTAATTTCTTCACCAATTTTGACATCATAAGGAGCAGGGATAAAGGAGCGTCCAGAATAAGCATCTGCAAACAGCCCACCCGATGCTTCATAACCCTCAATCCTTCCAGTCTGGTCATCAAAATACAGATCCACAACCGAACCGAGGTAGCGACCGTCTGTAGTCAAAACGCGAGTGCCTTTGAGAACCAAGTTGCGATCGAGAACCTTGTCGATTTTAGGCACTTCGCTTGCGGAAACGATCGCATTATCGTCAGCAACAACGATCGCGTTAGGCCCGATCGCTTTTACCGCTCCCAGTGGAATCACTTTGGCACTACGAAACAGCCCACTTTCCTTGACTAGAAAGCCAAGCAACTCATTATCATCCTGGTCAAAAACTAAGTCTTGAACCCGTGCAATTCTTCTACCTGTATCGTAAGCAATAATAGCTTTATCGATCAGGTCAGTACCTTTTCTCATTTCTGCCTCTTAAATCAATTTTTTTGAATAAATCCGCCAATCCTACTTTTTCCAGAAATGACCTTGCTGACTGGTGTATTGAACGTTTCGACCAAAGCCTGGAACCAAATTCATATAGCCGAAATACTCCAGCGACACACCTGTACCGATCGCGAACAGAAACAGCAGAGCTATAACTGGGTTACCATTAGAACGTTTTCCAATAAGTCTTGGCATACACTTTTTCCTTGTCAAAAGGTAGTTAAACAAACTGCGATACAGCCCCTCTATCCTCTCGTAGCCAGGAGAAGTTAAAGACGAGGCAGTGTTGGCTTATTTAATATTTATAAAAAACTTAGCCTACTGAATCAAATATATTTATATTTGAAAATATTTACATCTATCAATATAAATACCTTTTCAAAGCTGCTCAACAGATAGCAAATTCTGCACGCTCTAGTGAAAAACTGGGTGGTATCACTTCCGTTTAGGTAGTCACAGTATCGGGGTCTTTTGGAATTATTATGCTGATGTTCATGGTGAACATTTTTGTAGGGATACGGCATAATTAAAACTTTGGATGACCGACATTATTTTATTATAGCTAGGGACTAGGGGCTTTCTTGCTAGGGGCTAGGGTCAGAAGGGTTTAGAATCAAGGGTTTGGTGGAATTAAGAATGTCTTAACCGCCCTGGCGGTTGCTATATGTCGTGTCCAAATCTGCATAATTGACAAGGGAAGAACTAAATACATCCAAACAGTGGTGGGGCAGCGACTATAGATAGTTGCTGCCCCAGAGATAGTATTAAGCTATCTAAGTGCTTGATTACGCAGGAATCAACACTGTGTCAATGATGTGGATGACACCGTTATCAGCAGCAACATCTGCTGTTGAGACTTTAGCATCATTCACCTTGACGCCGCCATTGGAAGCGTCAATTTTTACATCTGAACCTTCAACGGTTGTAGCTGATTTCAACTTAACCACGTCAGCCGCCATTACCTTGCCTGAAACGACATGATAAGTCAAGATTTTCTTGAGCTTTGGAATGTCCTTAAGCAGTGCGTCTACTGTGCCTTCGGGAAGCTTAGCAAACGCCTCATCAGTAGGCGCAAAAACGGTGAAGGGGCCAGCGCCTTTTAGAGTATCTACCAAATTGGCAGCCTTGACTGCGGCAACTAGGGTGCTGAAAGAACCAGCATTAACGGCAGTATCAACAATGTCAGCCACGTATTCACCTAGTTTTGTGTCATCTGTTACAAACATAAACTAATTTTCAATAAATAGTATCTACCTTTAGATACTTACCTAATTTATTTAGTTCAAACAATCAATATACTGAATGTTTTTTATACATATATTGATATGTTTTCAATTGTAAGTGTAAATTAACTATAGATAATTTGTCAGATAAATTTTGACTTTCAGAATAAATTACTTATAATTAAACGTAGGGTTGGCATTGCCCACCTCACCCGCTCCACCAAGTTCGGAAGGCGATAGTGGGCAATGCCGTACAAATTATCTTGAGTGCTGAGTCAGCGATAAAGATCAAATTACAAGGTACTCGCGCACCCTATTCCTATGGCGACGCAGATTAGCTAAGGCTTGCATCTCAATCTGACGAACCCGTTCGCGACTCAGACCAAGCAGTTCGCCAATTTCTTGCAAACTCTGCGCTTGGTTGTTTTCCAAACCGAAGCGTAGGATCATAACTTCCCGCTGTCGAGGAGACAATTCTGCTAACAATTGCCGAACATCCTGACGCAATGCTTCGCCCATCATATACTCCTCTGGCGAAGGACTCTCATCTTGCAACATATCAATAAATTCTGTGTCCTGATTTTCTCCGACTCGTAAATCTAAAGAAAACGGTCGTCGGGCTAGCAGCAATAATTTCCTAACTTCGGAGGTGTCTAACTCCAAGACTTGTGCAATTTCTGCTGGCGTCGCATTACGACCCAACTCATGAAAAAGTTGCTTTTGAATCTTCTTGATTTTAGCGATCCTTTCATAAATGTGACTGGGGAGCCGAATGGTGCGACCTTGCTGGGAAATCGCTCTGGTCATCCCTTGACGAATCCACCAGTAAACATAGGTGGACAACTTGTAGCCTTGCTTGGGGTCAAATTTCTCTACACCGCGCTCCAAACCAAGGGTTCCTTCCTGAATCAAGTCCAAAAACTCAACGCCGCGCTTCTGATATTTCTTTGCTATAGAGACCACCAGACGTAAGTTGGCCTCAATCATCTTTTGCTTTGCTTGTTGCCCCTTCGCCAAAACAGAGTTCATCTCGCCCTGCTCCAGATGAGCTTGCAGTGCCCACTCTTCAACACTTGGCTCGCAACCTAAGCTCTGTGCGATCGCTTCTTTACCCTCATATAGAGCCATCATCTGCTGAACTTGCTTGCCATATATGACTTCTTGCTCCTTGGTCAATAAGGGGATTCGACCAATTTCGAGTAGGTAGGTTCGCACCATATCCGTACTGAAGTTGGGTTGAG
Coding sequences:
- a CDS encoding RNA polymerase sigma factor, RpoD/SigA family, with the protein product MSISATSIHQAQPNFSTDMVRTYLLEIGRIPLLTKEQEVIYGKQVQQMMALYEGKEAIAQSLGCEPSVEEWALQAHLEQGEMNSVLAKGQQAKQKMIEANLRLVVSIAKKYQKRGVEFLDLIQEGTLGLERGVEKFDPKQGYKLSTYVYWWIRQGMTRAISQQGRTIRLPSHIYERIAKIKKIQKQLFHELGRNATPAEIAQVLELDTSEVRKLLLLARRPFSLDLRVGENQDTEFIDMLQDESPSPEEYMMGEALRQDVRQLLAELSPRQREVMILRFGLENNQAQSLQEIGELLGLSRERVRQIEMQALANLRRHRNRVREYLVI
- a CDS encoding PRC-barrel domain-containing protein, which produces MRKGTDLIDKAIIAYDTGRRIARVQDLVFDQDDNELLGFLVKESGLFRSAKVIPLGAVKAIGPNAIVVADDNAIVSASEVPKIDKVLDRNLVLKGTRVLTTDGRYLGSVVDLYFDDQTGRIEGYEASGGLFADAYSGRSFIPAPYDVKIGEEITFVPPEIADLMAEQVGGVLGAVQTAGSRIQESSEAANQRIQQAAVATNARIQQGVESANIRLQDAGVATNAKIQQGVESANMMLQEAANGTGDRIAQGSRSAVTAVTNGLISPEEQLAYALGKQLDRDVASKDGAMFALKDQLVTLSLADEAQRLGILDRLYRATGGSLTAGIDRRFQDTTTQAETHLQGTTRSANIALSSTLARMGVDQAKGRRAQRLLRDENGTIIAAPGQIVTDIVIERAKVRGREAALLDAVGLQPSEAARYSTKDAFSRTGTKFQEEAAIAQENASVLWQNLKEKFSEVQGRGTKAFHQKRIEQALGRPVTRVILDPQDNIILNVGELITHRAIQQAEQGGVLNILLNSVYMKQPNISETELRAPEQGMASLEREHRIELQQRVLLENSHL
- a CDS encoding fasciclin domain-containing protein, yielding MADIVDTAVNAGSFSTLVAAVKAANLVDTLKGAGPFTVFAPTDEAFAKLPEGTVDALLKDIPKLKKILTYHVVSGKVMAADVVKLKSATTVEGSDVKIDASNGGVKVNDAKVSTADVAADNGVIHIIDTVLIPA